In SAR86 cluster bacterium, the sequence ATATGTAATTCTTCTTTATCTAAGGCGCAAGCTTGTTTCCAGCATAAGATTCTTAAAGCATCAGCTCCTACCTTAACTTTCGCAAGATTATTCTGAACCCAGGGTTCATCTATCAACATTTTTTTTTGATCTATTTCTACCAATTTAGCCCAATTAATTACTTCCTCTAGAGCCCTTTCTATGGGTGCATTATTCACTAAAGAAACTCTTTCTCTATTTAACTGACCGGTAATTAATTTCCAACCTTGATTGATTTCTCCAATTAGATATTTTTGAGGAATTTTGACATCATCATAAAAGGTTGTGTTTGTTCTGACGTCACCTAAAGTAAAGATCGGGTTAATTGTAATTCCCTTGCAAGAAGAGGGCACTAGCATCATCGATAACCCTTTATGGTCATTAGATTGAGGATCTGTCCTAACTGCAAGCCAAATATAATCAGAATAATCAGCCAAACTTGTCCACATTTTTTGACCATTTATCAACCATGAATTATCCTTTTTTTCAGCCTTAGTTGTTAAAGAGGCCAAATCAGTACCTGCATTTTGTTCAGAATACCCTATTGCTATAACGATCTCTCCTGCAAGGATTTGAGGAATGATTTCATCTTTTATTTTTTTATTTCCATATTCAGCTATTGTGGGTCCAACAGATTCTGTAGTTAGGAAAGGGAAAGGAAATCCAGATCTCATCACTTCTTCAGTAAATATATATTGATCTAAGGTAGATCTTTCCTGGCCCCCATATTTTTTTGGCCAACTTAAACCTATCCACCCATCTTTACCTATTTTTTTTAGTGCTTTCTTAAATTCCGGTCCTCCGCCACCATCTGTTAAGCCATTTGTTAGTTCTTTTTTTAAATCTTTATTTAATAGATCATCAAAATATTCCCTTAATTGAAATCTTAATTTTTGTTGTTTCTTTGTAAATTCAATATCCATTATTTTAAAGTGAGCAAAACACCAGTTTCCATATGATCAGTAAAAGGGAATTGATCAAAAAGGGCTGCTTTGACTATATTATGAGATTTATTAATTTTTTTTAAGTCTTTAATTAATGAATTAAAACCGCATGACATATATATAATTTGTTTAAAATCTTTCATCTTATCTATAGTGTAATCATTTAAACCATCTCTAGGAGGGTCTAAAAACAAAGTTTCATATTTATTATTCCTGAGGTCTATATTATCAAGCCTTCTAAAAAGACGTTTTCCAAGGACAGCTTCAAGAGTTTCTTCTCCAGATAACCTGCCTGTATGTACATTAGTTATATTATTGATGGATAGATTTTGCATTAAACCATTTCTACAAGAACGATTATTTTCAGTAGCGAGAACAGAATCAAAACAAGATGCAAGTGGTATCGTAAAAGTGCCGATACCGCAATAAAGTTCCACTAAATTCCCATAATTTGAGATGTTTTCTTTTGTCCAAGTTAACATATGATCACAAGCATAAGGGTTTGGTTGGCTAAAACATTGTTCATATAAAAGTATTTTGGTATTTGAATTGCAGACCTTATATTCTTCTTCTATAAAATCTTTGCCGATGATAATTTTCTGGTTTCTACTCCTCCCGATTATAGAACTTAATATTTTTTTACTAAGTAACTGAGCTTCTTTATGCCACTCAGAATCTAATACTTTATGATAGATTAGAGTAATAAATGAATCTTCATTTCTGGAAACTTGAAATTCAACTTGAAATAAATAATCATATAATTCTTTATGAAAAGATAGTTCTTCTTTTAACATCCCCATTAAAGTATTAATTTTTGGATGGCATATGTCTAATTTATCAACATTAAACCTAGTTTTATTTTGAACCATTGTAAAATTTAAATTAGCATTATGAGATTTAAACCCAAACTCAGCCCTAGTTCTAAAACCTTTTTCTGGAGACTTGTAAAAACTGAGATCAGAAGTATAGTTTTGAAAAAAATCAGTAAAAATTAATTTCTTTTCATTAAATTGAGTTAAGTATTTTTTAGAGTAATCCTTAGTCAATGTTTGGTCTTAAATATTTTTTTGTAACTTCAAAATCTTCTTTTCTAGCATTCGATATTTCCCGTACTTGATCTTCTCCAATTTTACCTACTCCAAAATATTTACTATCTTTATTAGATATATACCAACCGCTAACTGAGGCGGCGGGAGACATAGCAAAATTTTCTGTTAATTCTATGCCTGTATTATTATAAGCATCTAGTAGCTTAAAGAGTTTAGTTTTTTCAGAATGATCAGGGCAAGCTGGATAACCTGGAGCTGGACGTATACCAATATATTTTTCTTTAATAAGATCTTCATTTGAGAGCTGTTCTTCTGTATCGTAACCCCAATAGTCAGTTCTTACTTTTCGATGCATATATTCAGCTAAAGCCTCAGCAAGACGATCAGCTAAAGCCTTCAACATAATAGAAGAATAGTCATCATTATTTTCTTCGTATTCTTTACATTTTTTCTCAACACCCAATCCAGCTGTTACAGCAAATCCACCAATATAATCTTTTTCTTCACCTGATTCAGGTGAAATAAAATCTGCCAAACAAAGATTATGATTTCCTTTTCCTTGAAATTTTTGTTGTCTTAAAAAATTCAGAGTCATTATCTCTTTAGAATTCTTTACCTTAAATATTTTGACACTATTATCTTCATATTGATTAGCAGGCCAAAAACCTATCACAGCTCTTGTTTTTATTAACTTATTTTTTTCAAGTTCTAATAACATTTTTTTTGCGTCCTTAAATAACTGCTTAGCTGCCTCTCCAACTACATCATCTTTAAGTATTTTTGGGTATTGACCTGTTAGATCCCAAGATCTAAAAAAAGGAGTCCAATCTATGTAATCCCTTAATTCTTTTATAGAGATATTTTTAAAAGACTGTACTCCTAGTTTTTTAGGTTTAGTCGGTTTATATCCTTTCCAATCAAGCTTAAGTTTATTTTTATTTGCGTCCTTCATAGACATCAAAGGATTTGTTTTTTTATCCAGAAGTCTTTTTCTTACATTTACATAATCATTTTTAGTTTCCTGGATAAAAGAATCTTTTGTTGTTTTGCTGACAAGATGTTGGGCTACGCCTACACTTCTTGAAGCATCTATTACATAAATTGTTTGTCCTTTTTTATAGTTAGGTTCTATTTTTAACGCAGTATGAGCTTTAGATGTA encodes:
- a CDS encoding acyl-CoA dehydrogenase family protein, encoding MDIEFTKKQQKLRFQLREYFDDLLNKDLKKELTNGLTDGGGGPEFKKALKKIGKDGWIGLSWPKKYGGQERSTLDQYIFTEEVMRSGFPFPFLTTESVGPTIAEYGNKKIKDEIIPQILAGEIVIAIGYSEQNAGTDLASLTTKAEKKDNSWLINGQKMWTSLADYSDYIWLAVRTDPQSNDHKGLSMMLVPSSCKGITINPIFTLGDVRTNTTFYDDVKIPQKYLIGEINQGWKLITGQLNRERVSLVNNAPIERALEEVINWAKLVEIDQKKMLIDEPWVQNNLAKVKVGADALRILCWKQACALDKEELHMADASVVKVYGSEFFIEAYRLLMEVLGIESLLTKNSEGRIIEGRLEMLYRVSSILTFGGGTNEIQRDIISMAGLSMPRQKR
- a CDS encoding tRNA (uridine(54)-C5)-methyltransferase TrmA (catalyzes the formation of 5-methyl-uridine at position 54 in all tRNAs), yielding MTKDYSKKYLTQFNEKKLIFTDFFQNYTSDLSFYKSPEKGFRTRAEFGFKSHNANLNFTMVQNKTRFNVDKLDICHPKINTLMGMLKEELSFHKELYDYLFQVEFQVSRNEDSFITLIYHKVLDSEWHKEAQLLSKKILSSIIGRSRNQKIIIGKDFIEEEYKVCNSNTKILLYEQCFSQPNPYACDHMLTWTKENISNYGNLVELYCGIGTFTIPLASCFDSVLATENNRSCRNGLMQNLSINNITNVHTGRLSGEETLEAVLGKRLFRRLDNIDLRNNKYETLFLDPPRDGLNDYTIDKMKDFKQIIYMSCGFNSLIKDLKKINKSHNIVKAALFDQFPFTDHMETGVLLTLK